In Ciconia boyciana chromosome 1, ASM3463844v1, whole genome shotgun sequence, the genomic stretch AAGGAAGACATTTCTCCTTGGCCAAGCAGAGAGGAGCGGTGGCACCTTGCGACCCCAACAAGGAGCAAGCAGGAGCTTGCGACAGCTGCACCCAACAAGCACCCGACAGCTGCTTGAGTCAAAAATCCAGCGACAGAAAAGCATAAAGTCACAAATTACGTTGCCATACCTCCTTTCGGCCTCTTTCCAAACTGGTCCCGCAGGCCAACGCTAAGTGGAGAAATAGCCGTCTTGGAAACGAGCGCAAACCCATGGCACCAGACACATGGCCGCTCTGGTGTGGGCTCTGCAGCCATCTAGCAAGCTTTCTGCCAGTAAAAAGGGAAGCAGCGCTGCCtctgaaaggaacagaaatgtttgttcTCCACTGACATCTATTGACTGCAATGTTTTAACTGCAAAGCTCTGCACAAGAATTAGGCATTCATTTTTGCAGCATGCTGCAGGGctcaaaagcagaagcaggctCTGAAGGGAATCAGACACAGGTTTGAGGGGAGCAGGTCTGTCTCTGGGACAGTCCTGACGCATAGCCTGCTTAAGAAGTCCTTCATTTGACTGCCTGCATCTGCAAGGATGTACCTGGGAATGATCAGTCTGCACCGCTGAGAATCTACTAGCAgccacagcagggacaggatGATGGGACAGATGATGGCATTCACATGTAAGCAAATATTAATGCTTAAGattaataaaagcagattttccttttctgcctgcaaGGCCTTGCACTAAAACAAAGGATAACTGTGGTCTGTTGTTCTCTGTAATTCGTGACCTTGGTAAACTACTTAGACCTAATCCAACAGCCAGGTAGATAACACTGTACTGCTCAAACTGCAGTTAGTCACCTAGCTACTTCAAAGGGATGAGGAATTAATCAGTCTACAGCATTGCCTACTGGCTAAATTAAGGATTTACCTGCATTacaataaaaagtttttaaaaaagcacagcaggacTTCATAGCCAGGTGAATGAAGCgcaacatagaatcatagaaacatagaatccTTTAGGCTgaaaaggacctttaagatcaccaagtccaactgttaacctaacactgccaagtccaccactaaaccatgtccataagcgccacatctacatgtcttttaaatacctccagggatggggactcaaccacttccctgggcagcctgttccaatgcttgagaaccctttcagtgaagaaattttccctaatatccaatctaaacctcccctggcgcaacttgaggtcATCTCTtctcctatcacttgttacttgggagaagagaccgacccccacctttctacaacctcctttcaggtagttgtagagagcgataaggtctcccctcagcctccttttctccaggctaaacaaccccagttccctcagccgctcctcacaagacttctgctctagacccttcaccagcttcgttgcccttctctggacacgctccagcacctcaatgtctctcttggagtgaggggcccaaaactgaacacagtattcgaggtgcggcctcaccagtgccgagtacagggggacaatcactttcctagtcctgctggccacactgtttctgatacaagccaggatgccattggccttcttgtccacctgggcacactgctggctcatactcagcCAGCTGTCCACCAATACcaccaggtccttttccaccaggcagctttccagccactcttccccaagcctgtagcgttgcatggggttgctgtgacccaagtgcaggacccgacacttggccttgttgaacctcatacaattggccccagcccatcgatccagcctgtccaggtccctctgtagagccttcctcccctcaagcagatcaacactcccgcacaaccTGGTGTCATCtccaaacttactgagggtgcactccatcccctcgtccagatcattgataaagatattaaacagaactggccccagtactgagccctggggaacaccacttgtgaccggccgccaactggatttaactccgttcaccacagctctttgggcccggccatccagccaggtTTTCACCCAGCAAAGtgtacacccgtccaagccatgagcagccagtttctccaggagaatgctgtgggaaagggtgccaaaggctttactaaagtccaggcagacaacacccacagcctttccctcatccactaagcggatcaccttgtcacagaaggagatcaggttggtcaagcaggacctgcctttcataagcccatgctggctgggcctgatcacctggttgtgCTGTATGCgccgcgtgatggcactcaagatgatctgctccataaccttccccagcaccgaggtcagatTGACAGGCCTctagttccccggatcctccttctggcccttcttgtagatgggcacCACATTTGCTAACCCccagtcgtctgggacctccccggttagccaggactgctggtaaaggattgaaagtggcttggtgagcacttccgccagctccctcagtgccCTTtggtggatcccatctggccccattgacttgtgtgtgtctaagtggtgtagcaggtcactaaccgTTTCCCCTCGGActatgggggcttcattctgctccccatccctgtcttccagctcagggggctgggtacccagagaacaactggtcttactattaaagactgggacaaagaaggcattgagtacctcagccttttcctcatcctttgtcactgtgtttccccccGTGTctaataaaggatggagattctccttagccctccttttgttgctaacgcatttatagaaacatttatagaaacacatccataacccttgcgtctttgctgctgcatggatctccatcccttcctccactgagacagcagaccaaaggaccttgctagcacaccatccctcaaacattggtgtGCTGCCCTCAAGCTTatctctagcgagcctggttttatccctttccctcttcaaatctagtttaaagctctttcaatgagccctgctaactcctgtgcaaagatcctttccCCCttttgagacaggtgtaccccgtGCCAGCAGGCCTGATGTCACATAGACCAACCCATCAtcaaaaacccaaaattctgccagtgacaccagagccaggtattgatctgctggctcttcccgTTTCTTCCGTCATCATTCCCCGCAACTagaaggatagaggagaacactacttgtgctcctgatcccttaaccagtcaccccaaggccctgaagtctctcttgattcCCCTCAGACTTCTAGTTGCAACTACGTCGCTGCCTGCCTGAAAAATCAaaaatggataataatctgagggccgtaccagggtaggaagttttctcttcacatctttaacccagccccagggaggcagcagacttgcCCAAGAAGTGGGTCCGGTCTGCATgttgggccttctgttcccttcagaatGTTCCCTTCATTCCCTTTAGCACGTTTTtttataaacaattaaaaaatccttccatctgcaaaaacaaaataatggcAACCCTTTTAGGGGAAGTGGTCTGTAATGCTACAGAGGTGTGGGAGACAGCTATAGTATGTGACTGCTCCCAAatgtttctccttcctccactaTCTCTAGCAGTGGGAAAGCTCTGTTAAACCAGAGCCACATACGTAAACATATCTAGGATCAGAAATGGGAATAGACAAACCTGTCCaagaacaagaaagagaaagaaacctACCATCCAAGGATTCTTCAGACAAGTACATTAATGACAAGTTTTTCTAAATCATTTATGCAACAGGTTCATGCATAATAGactgtttttcttccactggACATACCTTATTACTGCTCTTATAACGGTGACATTTAGGATAATTAGTCCTGCTGGGTGTAATTAGACTCATTTGGAGTTATTTCTGGAAACAGGAAATAGTGTTTTAAGAGAATACTAATAGagaatacaatttaaaaaaaaaacaccttcccaCATGGGCTCTGGAAAAGCTAGTTAACTAATGCGTGCTCAAGGTTTAAAAGTATTAAGAACTTGAAATCACCAAGTATTATAAAAGCTCTCTGACCTCAAAAGGCTGAGTTTTGTGTGATTCatattgatttaaaatgaaCTAAAGTCAGAACATGTTGGATCACCCTACAGGTAATAGCACAGGACTGGAGAAAAACATATATTGAATAGGACAAAgatcagataaaaataaattattgcagCCAGAAGTTGGTGAAGGGCTAACCCCTACCCCTTGTGCCAAAGTCAGCAAATGTAATGACAATATGTTACTGTCtatccttttcccctctcctcaaCTCTCCTGGTAAGAGCcaccaaacaaccaaaaccagcagagatCTGAAGGCCTAACCAAAATGGGAATTCTCTCCGAGAACATCCTGCCAAGTAATTCTCAGTATGTTCTGCTCAATTTACAAGGTTATCCTTCTATAGGAATACTGGGCTGGTTTTGACagctcagaaaacaaagagatgGATCCTACTTTTCACAAACACAGGCACAAAGCACACAGCGCTGTGAAACCAGCTATTTGAAAACATGCAACACAGGCAAGTGAAGAAGTTTAAGAGGGTataaccacacacacaaaacactcAAGATGTGCCTCCAAGACTAGATCAAGATGAAGATTTGGAGTAACTGACTGCACGTGATTACTTTGGGCATTGAGTTTTTCTACCTTCATCAGGTATAATCCATTTGTGTGGCACACAAACTTGGAAGTGTATGATTTACAGTATACAAATTCATCATAAATCACCCCATAACCATTCTCTACTCAaaagactaaagaaaacagtttatttcaaatttcaggTAATCAGCTATTTTTTCATAATAGcttattataaattattacaTCGTTTagttttttcagtttcacaaaATTAGGATAAAACAGCCTACATTATCTAAGATCTTTTCTGAAACGTGCTAGgcaatttaaagtaaaaaacaagTGCTCACATGACCAAAAGAGATTATTCCAAAAATTAGCCCACTATAATAAAAATGACCACTGAAATCTAGTCTGAGTGAACTACACACCTCTAATGAAAGGCAACCATGGTGCCAGGATACGTACTGAAACAACAGTCATTGGCAAAAGATACTACACTTTTGAAGCTCGCCCAGGACCCGGGATTTCCCCTTTAACATCACTGTTAAGAGTTATTCTCACTATCTCTGTCCCTCTGTGATGCCTAAATCCTTCATATGATTGAGGATCTTCTGTAAAAATCAAGAGGAGTAATTAAGACATCCCTCGTGCTACTCTAGTTTATAGTTAGGCTTTCCCTTGCAGTGTGGGCAATATAAAGCTCAACCTTTCAGGCAGCAGACTGTGCAGCTCCCATATCCTCAAACAGGCTTTGTTTTGTAGTCTCCAGAGGTCTTTTATTCTTCATATTCTTCCCATATGTCCAATAGATTATACCACCTTTTTCTAAACAAGAAtttgtcaaaatgaaaacatttatacaTCAGCTACCACTTCTTTCTGCCCGTTACCAACACTCACACAGAAgtgtttctgcatttatttttacccAAAATTTGTACATGTATCAGAGACCCAACATATATGCAGCACATTCAGCAAGCAGCTGAAACATTAGAAGAGTTCTTAGTTCAAGCTACAAACAGTACTGCCAACTCATATTTCTATTATAATTGCACTTACTCATACCTTTGCTTTTGCCAACATAAAAGGAATGGGAATCAAGTTCATCACAGTCAccttttttaaagttatctATTCACAGgcaactgtttttaaaatcaaagtcaGCAAGTTACTTGACGATAAGGTGAAGTAACGAAAAACTTGGCCAATTCTATATAACATCAAACCTAAACTGTTCATCCAATCTGGACTTCTGAAGCTTCACCACATAGTCTATACAACTAAAATAATTCATCCACCTATATCAAAGTCCATAGTTTTGTCCAAAGTGTGGCTCTCCTGTTATCAAAGTTCATGGGATTTATCAAGCGCAGAACCCTAAAACCTCACTGAACGGAATTACTTAAATGATAACTTAGAGCCAATTAGTACAGTAAACTATTCACCTGTTAACCTTGCTACTGTAGATAGGCACTAAAAGAATGTCAGCTTAAAATTTTGCCTTGTAAAAGGAAGTAAAACACAGTTAATCAACAGAGGGCAATATATCAAGTGATATTATATTGGGAGTGTCTATttagcagagaaacaaaacaaagtgacTAGCCATTATTATTCACCTCAGTGGTAATTACCTGCATACCACaggtattttttattctttagcaTAACCCAAGGCAGAACTTGACTCACTGATAAATAACAGGATTGAAAACTGATGCATATTTTTAGTGTCAGTTCTACAACTTTTTTTACACATAGCTGAGTTCTTTAAATCAAGATACAGTAAAAATTGTATTGtacataaatacaaacatacatataCACCAGCTTTAAATTAACATGCTAAAAATCatctgaatatatattttatataaaccCACAATCAACAactatgttttggttttttttaaacagcagttaCTTTTCCATACAACAaacagtaaagatttttttttaaatttttattaattagtGGTTGTAATAAAGCCTTCATAGAAAGAAACCGagtttctgcaaagaaaagatcTCAAAGTTAATGGGAAATTTAACTCCTaatttggaaaagcatttgGGTATGTTAATTTAAGCACTTCAATAAAACCCAATATAAACAGATTCAAAGATAAGAGGCACAAATCCAAATgccatttaattatttatgagCTTAAAATTGAACACatgcttaagtgcttttctTAACTAATACTAATATTAACTGGTTTTACAGTAACTGggctgtcttttaaaaatgtaggaaGAAGTTTGAAGTTATTTTACACCTGACCTCTCCAGCATATGCTAAAACTCTTCCTTACTAGGGACGAATCCTGTAAAAAGCAAGCACACAACTACAACATCATATTGACATTTGATAGAGGaagtgtaaataaaatatgtaaaactgacagaaaatttttttgaaagtcaaTTAAAAATCCTCAAGTCATGCAAAATCACTGATCCCTGAAAATATATGGATTATGAAATAAACACACATCATTCCTGCAGGACAGGTGTAATGATTAAGAGTAGATTTACAGGACACTACCTTTTGTAGCATTCTTTCCATTGCActtaaatggcttttaaaataatcatgaaTATGATCATGATTATCAGCATACAATCATGACTATCAGCACTTAATCAAAGTGGGATCTTTAATTagaggaaaacatctttttaactCTACTGCAATGTAAAACTTGAAAGATAAGCCATCCTTTGGGATACAGACTTAttgagagaggaaggggagaagaagaaaagcaggattGACCGTGTTACTCTTTTTTCATTAGttccttattttctctcctgctgttcTCATTTCCCCaccatttcctttcctgctgaagtcacttcttccatttgctttcttgcaGAGTTCACTTTTTCTAACAACAGGAATATGTGTTCTGCAAACTCCCGGACAGCTCCACAGCCACCATTGCTTTTACAAATATAACCAGCAGCCTTCTGAGCAACTGCACAAGCATCAGCAGGCACACCACTCATGCCAGCTTTCTTCAGGCATTCCACATCAGACTCTTCATTTCCTATTGAGAAAGATGACAGACAAGGCAAAATATCACAGAGggaaactgaatatttttctgtgtacttattaatctgttttttaaaatttgtattctTGCCAGGATTTTCATCTCAGCAGCTCAACAACACTTTGCATACGTGAGTCAGCTCTTGGAAAATCTTAGTGCTACGTGTAAACGTTGATCACACTTTACACAATCTTCAGGCAAGAGAATGGTACTTTTAAGAGTAGTAAAATTATTTGAGCAACTGAATAAGCATTTGCAGGACTATATACTTAAGCTGTCACTGAAATATAGTTTTGTACAGAATCATATGgctttcagttttaattctgttcaatgcttgtttccatttcagaataTAATCTATACAGTATCTGAAATGAACTAGAATCAGTTCAAAATTGTGAGTTGTAACTGTATGCTTGTGTAATATCAAAAGCATACAATTTGATATTACAAATCTCATAAAAACAGCCGAGACTTCCCTTACCAAATTAGACAATGGTTCATCAATACCTTTAATATTTAGACTGTACCCTAACAAGCCTTAAAATACGTACCTGCTTTTGGTGATTGTGTACTGTAATTTGCATGTCAATCCCATTAAGTTTAGTGTATTGACAAAGGGCAAAGTGTTTTGAAGCTGAGCAGCACTATGaagtttgtatttgtttatgCTATATGAAATTTTACTACCAAAAAAAGGAACTGACCTAAGTAAGCAACTTCTTTCCAGCTTAAACCCATGTCTTTTTGCCAGTCCTCCAGGACTTGTAATTTATTTGTTGCACTAACTTTTGCCACGCATCCCAGCTGCATGGCTGACAGTGTTTTTGAACAATCCCTTTCAGAGATGAGTCGAacctattaaaataaagttagaGTAAATGCCACATACAAAGAAATGAGACATGTAAgttgatttattaaaaaaaaaaacagtagaagTTTTGCTCATAGAAGCTCTCTCATATCAGAAAAGCATTGAGTAACTGGTTTCTTCAATCAAAACTCAGAGCAGAAGTGATTAGCATCCAAAACCACATTACAGACTTGAAGTTGCTTTAGGGAAGTGAAACACCATTCTGTAGGCTTCcctgaggttaaaaaaaaaaaaaaaagagagacatttacatttgtctttttaaatgcaCCATGCACCAAATAAAATACTAGATATCACAGTACAGTGGCATGCAATATCATCTCATTAAGCCACAGTAGGGAATAAGAGAATTCCTAAGAAAGATTTCTGTAATATTTGCAGAAGAACATTATGAAGTATTTTCCGTGACTTCTCCACCTAATAACATCACTTTATTTACAGTAGGACTTCAGAGCATCAACAGAACACTAAACAGACTGAAGGAGCAAAGCACATTAATCTCCGAAAGTTCATTCCAAATTTGAAAGTTCAGAAACAATGTACAAGGTAAGCTAAAAACAGAACATTATTGcagcaggatttttaaaaatctcagacACAACCCCTCCAAGTTTTCTGTTTGAGCTGTGGACAAGCTTATCTTCcctaattgcttttaaatactaACAAATACTTGGCACTGATTTTAAGTACAGAATGAACAAGAGTGGTGCACAAAGCAAGAGTATATCAGCAACATATACTAGAAATACATAAAGTGCAAGACAAAGACCAGGaggtttttaatgaaagattcAAAGTCACAGCAACTATGGAAATGGGCTCCCACAGGCAACAAAACAATGATTACAAGGTTCCTTCCCCTTTTGcctcacagaaaatgaagctgagAGAGTTTTGAAAAAACACATCTCCTCCATTTCACTGCCCCAAGGCAGCAACAGCTGCATCAAAGTATGTCATGAATGTCTCATCTAACCTGttataaaaaaatcctacaatAGAGActccaaaaatgtatttggagaAGTCTACTTGGGGTATAGCTACCTTTGTCTTATCCATGCCTATCTCTATCTGCAACAGTACTGAGTTAAGGCTCTTTGAAGGCAGCCTAAATCCATACTTAGTTCTTACCCCCAAAAATTCTTCTAGCTATatcaaaggcagcagcacagacagaaaatagCCAGGAGGCTAATTTTACATAAATGCAAGCAAATATTAAGATCAGCAGAATTTAGTAGCAGTAATAAtagtcaataaaaataatagtagcCATGTTATAATCTgtgttgtttcagtttttcatttacaCTGAATTCTTACAACTTCAAAGCCCATAAGTTATGGTTAAAACAAATATGCAGATAAAAGTGTTTAGGGGCTCATTTCCCCTCTTTGCAACAATCATGGCTGATCTAGGATGAACCAAGTAATTTGCCTGggtatttcttcctcttctataGCCAAGAGGTAACAACATACCCCTGCTTGGTAAAGCTGACTTCTAATTAATGAGTGTCTAGACTACACAGAACACTGACTGGTGCTAGCAAAACACCATAAAAATTTCTTCCCACATTTTTCCaggacaaaaagagaaagatgctaTAGCTACTATGAATGAGATCAAGAACTTTCTCAAAACACTTACTTTCCTCCAAGAGATCTGAGAACAACATTTGTCCCAACCCTGAACCAAAGTATTATGCTGCTTGATCACAactactctgaagaaaattcaaCTTATATGCTGCAGGGTTTTAGAATCTTTTAATGTTCAGGTTATGTAAGAAATAAAGCCTCACACTTCAGAACAACACTTACCTCgattcctcttttctttaataGATCGATACCAACAATATCTCTATAATCATAGGAGACCATTTCCTTCTGATCTTCTGTCACATAAATGCGACCATTTGTCAGGCATCCATCAATACTGCAAACCAATAGCTTCACCTCCTTCAATGGCTCTTTGCCAAAATATCCAAAGCTAGACAAAGAAGTTATCTTTTTAGGATGGAAGTTTTTGCACACtccaaaaccaaatatttcaaatacaattgtgatcttcagagagaaaaaatcatctttgaaattctttttttctaacgTCTTTTCTCATCATCTTCACTCTCCAGCTATATTCTCcctcttcaaagaaaaaaaccagaatgatCCCAAAGACAGCTCAGTTATGCTCTCCATTTAAACATTAGGatgaaatttatttccttagTGTAAGTTAAGTCCTGTAGCATTTATTTGGGGCAAAACCAAAATGGAGTAAAGGAtgaaaaaggcacagaaaacatATTCCATTTCCACCCATTATTTCCTTAGAGAGGCACAGAGTagctgcaaagaaaagggaGCTGGCGAGATGTAATCAGCTCATGCCTTCTACGTGAACACTCTCAGTCATGTGCATCAGTAAATGTGGTCCAGACCATGGAAGCTGAGGACAACTCAGCTGGAAAAGCCAGAGATGATACTAACACATTGCTATGGTATAGTGAGGCTTACACTTCTCCCCAGcctgaacttaaaaaaaaaaaaaaacacaaaaaaccccccacaaaaaccaaaaaacccccaaacaaaaaatatatagcaaAGGTAATTCAGAACATTTCAacagagataagaaaaaaatgatgggCAGAAATAAAGTTGTCCAATTAACTTTGATCTTGATTACTTACATTACATACATTATGAATTCACATGACCATATTTTGAAACAATGAGTGAtatcaaagaaataaaggaataaaaagtgCTTTTACCTCAATACTCTCTGCTCTGCAATAGGCCAATCAATGTCTATATCAATATCCACACTGTGCTCTGCACGCATTTCATAGTAGGCCATTTTACCACCCTAAATAAAATAGAACCCATTAAAATTTTCTGCTTGGGTTAATGCAAATACAAAACTGTACAATTTAGTACCATGTAATGAAAGCTAAGTATCTGGTTACACAGTGGTCACAGTAGCTTAAATAAAAGTGAACCATCAATAATAATGTTTTGCCAGTGACACAGAACCAAGCATTTGAAATAACTTTCTATAGGCAATGGTTaataagtattttcattttacaaccAGAGAAAGCATGCAAGAAAGATGTTATGCATTATAGTCATTAGGTCACACTGATTTCACTAggttttttaatacagtaaaataataatacctTTAGCATTTACTTAGTAAGAGTAcgcttattttttgtttgctattaCACAAAGACTTAATTTCAATTGGAAAAATACCTGCCACACCccaatgtaattaaaaaaactaaaagcCCTGATCCTCAGAGGGCCCAATCTTCATAAAATGTAGAATTCGGATAGCACAATTGTGCTATCCAGATCAATGCTTGCAAGTCCACATAGCGCTAGCTGGCACTGCATGCGTCAGTGCCAACTACAGACATCTAAAGCTAGTATCTCTGCATTAGTGAGGTatctggaaaaagagagaaataagaaCCTGGTATTCCTGACATACCTAGTAAGGTACTCCCAttagaaatatggaaatatCTACATTggactttttttcagttctgctgacAAACATTGGAAATGATCTGCAAGACTGAGAACTTTTCTTGCATGAGAAAACTAAGAGACTATACTTGTagacaaaatgaaagctgaagtaAATACATTTGTTCTGCGTTACTACACTGGGACGTAAAcatcaggaaagggaaaaagactgTTCAAGTTACAGTACAAAACTGGCATAAGACTAAATTGGCCAAGAATACCAGTTTATAGATTATGAGAAGCCTATGACACTGCATGAAGGTCAGTTTCACACCCTTAGTAACACTAAAATGAATTACAAGATATGCACTTACATCCTGGTGAACTGATGTGAAACTCAGTATCATATTGTTTTAGGCTTATAGCTATACACTGCTCAACATTATTTGTATAAATTTGTTTGCTGTAGAGGATGCTGTTACTGTAACTGTCCTAGCTACAGCTAGCCCTGTTAAGTTACACATAATAAGCAAACTGTCCTGAGGTCAAAGTGCAGTTACTTCATACTGACTGcatcagaaatagaaatacattGAATTCAGAACCCTCTATAACAAGAGTAAAAGATGTATTATGCTAAAGagcatgaaaaacagaagcattAACCTGCAAGTAGCCTTTCTCAATCAAATGTCTcttggcaaaataaaatgagcCATTTTCATACAGCTCCCCAGGCCAGTCTTGCCTCCGGTAACGTTTTGCTGGATTCAGGTTTTGGGGCtctgtcattttgttttctgttaacagagagaaaaatgacaaaataagttttccagAATCCCAGTTCAGAGTCACTTAACTTTCTTTAAATAGCTTTCCGTTGAAAAATTAAGGACACAATTCAGTCACCAACTTCTTTGGTTACTGCCTCTCGTTGCTTAGCTTTATAAAGAATCACTGAATTGCTTGCTCTTTCTTGGAACTGTGGATAAAAACCTGGAGGACTACCCTGCATTTctagcagaggaaaaggaaatttttcattccaacttaaaaaaaagaaaacaaaaaaccctgagaGGACACCAGCTCCAAACCTGGTTACTAAAAGAAGTAGAGGGGAATTCTTCTATACTGTTCTTGCCAATGTGAAAGAAATACTATACTCTTTCCATACTTTA encodes the following:
- the CMAS gene encoding N-acylneuraminate cytidylyltransferase isoform X1, producing the protein MEAGAGGSRAHLAALVLARGGSKGIPLKNIKLLAGVPLIGWVLRAASDAGVFHSIWVSTDHDEIEKVAKQFGAQVHRRSPEVSQDSSTSLEAIREFLNHHHEVDIVGNIQATSPCLHPSDLIKVADLIQKEGFDSVFSVVRRHQFRWSEVKKGENKMTEPQNLNPAKRYRRQDWPGELYENGSFYFAKRHLIEKGYLQGGKMAYYEMRAEHSVDIDIDIDWPIAEQRVLSFGYFGKEPLKEVKLLVCSIDGCLTNGRIYVTEDQKEMVSYDYRDIVGIDLLKKRGIEVRLISERDCSKTLSAMQLGCVAKVSATNKLQVLEDWQKDMGLSWKEVAYLGNEESDVECLKKAGMSGVPADACAVAQKAAGYICKSNGGCGAVREFAEHIFLLLEKVNSARKQMEEVTSAGKEMVGK
- the CMAS gene encoding N-acylneuraminate cytidylyltransferase isoform X2, with product MEAGAGGSRAHLAALVLARGGSKGIPLKNIKLLAGVPLIGWVLRAASDAGVFHSIWVSTDHDEIEKVAKQFGAQVHRRSPEVSQDSSTSLEAIREFLNHHHENKMTEPQNLNPAKRYRRQDWPGELYENGSFYFAKRHLIEKGYLQGGKMAYYEMRAEHSVDIDIDIDWPIAEQRVLSFGYFGKEPLKEVKLLVCSIDGCLTNGRIYVTEDQKEMVSYDYRDIVGIDLLKKRGIEVRLISERDCSKTLSAMQLGCVAKVSATNKLQVLEDWQKDMGLSWKEVAYLGNEESDVECLKKAGMSGVPADACAVAQKAAGYICKSNGGCGAVREFAEHIFLLLEKVNSARKQMEEVTSAGKEMVGK